The following proteins come from a genomic window of Paenibacillus spongiae:
- a CDS encoding GNAT family N-acetyltransferase, whose product MTSPIVIRPMTGEDVEHIYRVFTEHHIGKPMEYIARCWDENVTGQRVTLLAFYEGQFAGSLHLLDVSGYPYFAENGIPEINDFNVIPPLRNRGIGHALMEAVETLALERCGIVGIGVGLYRDYGNAQRIYAKRGYVPDGRGVMYKQQPVIPGTQVCVDDDLNLYFTKVKS is encoded by the coding sequence ATGACAAGTCCAATCGTAATCCGGCCAATGACCGGGGAAGACGTTGAGCATATATATCGCGTTTTCACGGAACATCATATTGGCAAACCAATGGAGTACATCGCGAGATGCTGGGATGAGAACGTAACAGGCCAAAGAGTTACGCTACTTGCCTTCTACGAAGGGCAGTTTGCAGGAAGCCTGCATCTTCTTGACGTATCGGGCTATCCTTATTTTGCGGAGAATGGCATACCAGAGATCAACGACTTCAATGTGATTCCTCCCCTGCGGAATCGCGGAATCGGCCATGCGTTAATGGAAGCTGTCGAGACCTTAGCGTTGGAGCGGTGCGGAATCGTCGGCATTGGCGTGGGACTGTATCGGGATTACGGGAATGCGCAGCGGATTTACGCCAAGAGAGGATACGTTCCGGACGGCAGAGGTGTGATGTACAAGCAGCAGCCCGTCATTCCTGGTACGCAGGTCTGCGTCGACGATGATCTGAACCTGTATTTCACCAAGGTCAAATCATAA
- a CDS encoding GntR family transcriptional regulator: MPVPQNFASPTRISAKERALSQIQRWIIEGTLLPGEKLFDAELAESLAVSRTPIREALQLLEMQGLVSMHPGKETRVTRIEKDDMLKMYPTLAALYALAAEQAAQLILPEQIELLKELNAQFGEAIRNGQPYQAMELDEQFHNMIVEISDNPYIASFSASLQIHIRRFKYVFLKQPPTAARSSEEEHAAIIAALEERDPEAASARMKQNVIRPMQELYALI; this comes from the coding sequence ATGCCGGTACCTCAAAATTTCGCATCGCCGACCCGAATATCTGCCAAAGAACGGGCACTCTCGCAAATTCAACGCTGGATCATTGAAGGGACGCTGCTGCCGGGCGAGAAGCTGTTTGATGCCGAGCTTGCGGAATCGTTGGCCGTCAGCAGAACGCCGATCCGCGAGGCTCTTCAGCTGCTGGAGATGCAGGGGCTCGTATCGATGCATCCCGGCAAGGAAACGCGGGTAACGCGCATCGAGAAGGATGACATGCTGAAGATGTATCCCACGCTCGCAGCACTCTACGCCCTCGCTGCCGAGCAAGCGGCGCAGCTCATTCTGCCGGAACAGATCGAGCTGCTGAAGGAGCTTAACGCCCAGTTCGGCGAAGCCATCCGGAACGGACAGCCGTACCAGGCGATGGAGCTCGACGAGCAGTTCCACAATATGATCGTCGAGATATCCGACAACCCGTACATTGCTTCATTCAGCGCATCGCTGCAGATTCATATCCGCAGGTTTAAGTATGTTTTCCTGAAGCAGCCTCCTACGGCGGCACGGTCCTCCGAGGAAGAGCATGCAGCGATTATCGCGGCGCTGGAAGAGCGTGATCCGGAAGCGGCCTCCGCAAGAATGAAACAAAATGTGATCCGGCCGATGCAGGAGCTGTACGCATTGATTTAA
- a CDS encoding class I SAM-dependent methyltransferase, which translates to MNNWTYDEFKHCGVDYADPEQAEIYDSRHQKFRNDEQEFAGFLSRMPFEHHQELTLLDMGCGTGAAAIHASKHFRMIYAVDVSEAMLQQARRKAEREQRSNIEFIHSGFLSYEHRAEPVDIVSTKVALHHLPDFWKQIALMRMNAMLKMGGILYLHDVIFHFRPAEYQRKIDRFIAGFEAHAGKLFKAEVETHIRDEFSTFDWIMEGMMARAGFEVVSIHPSDGFVMEYFCRKAEEISIPYF; encoded by the coding sequence ATGAATAACTGGACCTATGATGAATTTAAGCATTGCGGCGTGGACTATGCAGATCCGGAGCAAGCGGAGATCTATGACAGCCGGCATCAGAAATTCAGGAATGATGAACAGGAATTTGCCGGCTTCCTAAGCCGGATGCCCTTCGAACATCATCAGGAGCTTACGCTGCTGGACATGGGATGCGGGACCGGCGCAGCCGCGATTCATGCATCCAAGCATTTTCGCATGATCTATGCGGTCGATGTGTCCGAGGCCATGCTGCAGCAGGCCAGGCGCAAGGCGGAGCGGGAACAGCGGTCCAATATCGAATTCATTCACTCCGGCTTCTTAAGCTATGAGCATCGCGCGGAGCCGGTGGATATCGTCTCTACGAAAGTGGCGCTTCACCATCTGCCGGACTTCTGGAAGCAAATCGCCTTGATGCGGATGAATGCAATGCTTAAGATGGGCGGGATCTTATACTTGCACGATGTTATTTTCCATTTCCGGCCGGCGGAATATCAGCGTAAAATCGATCGTTTCATCGCCGGCTTCGAAGCGCATGCAGGCAAGCTGTTCAAAGCGGAGGTTGAGACGCATATCCGGGATGAATTCAGCACCTTCGACTGGATTATGGAAGGGATGATGGCCAGAGCCGGCTTTGAAGTGGTATCCATCCATCCCTCGGACGGATTTGTGATGGAATATTTCTGCAGAAAAGCTGAAGAAATATCAATTCCATATTTTTAA
- a CDS encoding cation:proton antiporter regulatory subunit produces the protein MNLKETDLPGIGRKYTMNTRSGDTLVIVVHNDERRDLFHLSPEEPDEMLSMVTLDDDEARSISAILAGITYKPAFSDNQDILLDGLAIEWIRLEPESKSEGMTIGQLDIRGATGASILAVAQKNKKTHMNPGADLVIGAGMTFVVAGERAQIKQLKMLLRNGKL, from the coding sequence ATGAATTTGAAAGAGACGGATCTCCCGGGAATCGGACGTAAATACACCATGAACACCAGAAGCGGCGATACGCTCGTCATCGTCGTTCATAATGACGAACGCCGCGATCTGTTTCACCTCTCGCCGGAAGAGCCGGATGAGATGCTCTCCATGGTCACGTTGGATGACGACGAGGCCAGATCGATATCGGCCATTCTCGCCGGGATCACGTACAAGCCGGCTTTCTCGGATAACCAGGATATATTGCTAGACGGGCTGGCGATCGAGTGGATCCGTCTGGAGCCGGAATCGAAGAGCGAAGGCATGACGATCGGTCAATTGGACATCCGCGGAGCAACGGGAGCATCCATCTTGGCCGTGGCGCAGAAGAATAAGAAGACGCATATGAATCCTGGCGCCGATCTCGTCATTGGAGCGGGTATGACATTCGTCGTGGCCGGGGAGCGCGCGCAAATCAAGCAGTTAAAGATGCTGCTTCGCAACGGGAAGCTGTAG
- a CDS encoding cation:proton antiporter, producing the protein MEMLIFEVGIALALITFTGFLANKLRFSVIPFYILIGMAVGPHAPHFWKIDLRFIESSSFIEFMGRLGILFLLFYLGMEFSVARLFKSGKAILIGGSFYVALNFLSGLLLGWIAGLPVKETLVVCGIMTSSSTAIVAKVLVDLKRTANPETEMIMGMIMFDDLFIAIHISILTGLVLSGATSIVSVLLISLTALAFIVLFLFIGRKVIKYIDIALNVPSSELFLLMVMTLLFLVAGFSETLHVAEAIGALMIGLVFGESRHVKRIEQQIMPFRDFFGAMFFFSFGLTIEPSSLGGAVGMTVIAVILTIIGNLAAGMIAGRLSGASPRASLNVGFTLVARGEFSIIMANIGKAGGLMASIQSFAVLYVLVLAVLGPLLAKESKWFYQRFAIIGERWRRKRAN; encoded by the coding sequence ATGGAGATGCTCATATTCGAAGTCGGTATCGCGCTGGCGCTCATTACGTTTACGGGCTTTCTCGCCAATAAGCTTCGTTTCTCCGTTATCCCGTTCTATATTTTAATCGGAATGGCTGTTGGCCCTCATGCTCCGCATTTCTGGAAGATCGACTTACGTTTTATCGAGAGCTCCTCTTTTATTGAATTTATGGGGCGTCTGGGCATTCTGTTCCTGCTGTTCTATCTGGGAATGGAGTTCTCGGTCGCGCGGCTGTTCAAGTCGGGTAAAGCGATCTTGATCGGCGGTTCATTCTATGTTGCGTTAAATTTCCTCTCCGGGCTGCTGTTAGGCTGGATTGCGGGCTTACCCGTCAAGGAGACGCTTGTCGTTTGCGGAATTATGACGAGCTCCTCCACCGCCATCGTAGCCAAGGTTCTGGTGGATCTGAAGCGGACGGCTAACCCGGAGACGGAAATGATCATGGGGATGATTATGTTCGACGATTTATTCATCGCGATCCACATCTCCATCTTAACCGGCCTTGTATTAAGCGGGGCAACCTCCATCGTCAGCGTGCTGCTCATATCGCTCACGGCTCTTGCATTCATTGTGCTGTTCCTGTTTATAGGCAGGAAAGTGATCAAATATATCGATATTGCCTTGAATGTCCCTTCTTCAGAGCTCTTCCTGCTCATGGTGATGACGCTGCTGTTCCTGGTCGCGGGTTTCTCCGAAACGCTGCACGTAGCGGAAGCGATCGGCGCTCTGATGATCGGACTTGTGTTTGGAGAATCGAGACATGTCAAGCGGATTGAACAGCAGATCATGCCGTTTAGGGATTTCTTCGGCGCGATGTTCTTCTTCAGCTTCGGCTTAACGATTGAGCCCTCGTCGCTGGGCGGAGCCGTCGGCATGACGGTTATAGCCGTAATCCTTACGATTATTGGCAACTTGGCGGCGGGCATGATTGCCGGCCGGCTCTCCGGCGCGTCGCCGCGGGCGTCTCTCAACGTTGGGTTCACGCTGGTCGCCCGGGGAGAGTTCTCGATTATTATGGCGAATATCGGCAAGGCGGGCGGGTTAATGGCGTCCATTCAATCCTTCGCCGTGCTGTATGTGCTCGTTCTGGCCGTTCTCGGTCCGCTGCTGGCCAAGGAATCGAAGTGGTTCTATCAGCGCTTCGCGATCATCGGCGAGCGATGGAGGCGCAAGCGAGCGAATTAA
- a CDS encoding YdeI/OmpD-associated family protein, with translation MKKKSCEFPVLFFADQQSLENWLENNYDTSAGFRLQIAKKNSGVVSVSYDEALESALCYGWVDSQKETFDDKTWLQRFTLRGAKSIWSKVNKEKAELLITNGRMRPSGFKAIEAAKQNGQWDKAYESQSTASLPEDFAIELERNAKAKAFYDTLNRQNKYAIIFRIHNAKKQETRTKRIKQFVMMLEKGERIYP, from the coding sequence GTGAAAAAGAAATCGTGTGAATTTCCGGTTTTATTCTTCGCGGACCAACAATCTCTAGAGAATTGGCTTGAGAACAATTATGATACTTCAGCGGGATTCCGTTTGCAGATCGCGAAAAAAAATTCCGGCGTTGTTTCTGTTTCCTATGATGAAGCACTCGAAAGTGCGTTATGTTATGGGTGGGTCGATAGTCAGAAGGAAACATTCGATGACAAAACATGGCTTCAACGATTTACTCTGCGTGGGGCGAAGAGCATCTGGTCTAAAGTGAATAAAGAAAAAGCAGAGCTTCTTATCACAAATGGAAGAATGAGGCCCTCCGGATTTAAGGCGATTGAAGCTGCCAAACAGAACGGACAATGGGATAAGGCCTATGAATCGCAAAGTACTGCCTCTTTGCCAGAGGACTTCGCGATCGAATTGGAACGTAATGCAAAGGCGAAGGCATTTTATGATACTTTAAATAGACAAAATAAATATGCGATCATATTTAGAATTCATAACGCAAAAAAGCAAGAAACCCGAACGAAACGAATTAAACAGTTTGTCATGATGCTTGAAAAAGGTGAAAGAATTTATCCTTAA
- a CDS encoding helix-turn-helix transcriptional regulator produces the protein MSKSDHMLSILWLLRSGRRMTAKKLANELEIHIRTVYRYIDSLCASGVPIIADSGPNGGYRILGHFAESPLLFDLEEQKALVHASTFAHEAGYPFKEELNRAINKLKRYTNEEQLDQIERHMEGLSIIHPPIEGKQRDLLRVLEEMAAQGRSVEMVYVNGKGDTPNIREVDPYGIVHWKGSWYAVGYCNLRKEVRSFRVDRISRMEPSDRYFERPAAFSAKDFLMRNLLPGTLDSESLAAVRIQGHEQALDLLCQHWLFGHTLVERKDGVALFRLGIHSLQSYVPYFLLPYGKSLIILEPDILIERLVEISYGIASHYESMKSL, from the coding sequence ATGTCTAAATCAGACCATATGCTGTCCATATTATGGCTTCTTCGGTCGGGTAGACGAATGACAGCAAAGAAGCTCGCGAATGAGCTGGAGATTCATATTCGTACTGTATACCGCTATATCGATTCATTGTGTGCTAGCGGGGTCCCTATTATAGCCGATTCTGGGCCGAATGGGGGCTATCGAATACTCGGTCATTTTGCGGAATCTCCGCTGTTGTTTGACTTGGAAGAACAGAAAGCACTTGTACACGCTTCAACATTCGCACACGAGGCGGGCTATCCGTTTAAGGAAGAGCTTAACCGAGCGATCAATAAATTGAAGCGCTACACGAATGAGGAGCAGCTGGATCAAATCGAGCGGCACATGGAGGGTCTCTCCATCATTCATCCGCCGATCGAAGGGAAACAGCGGGATTTGCTTCGTGTTTTGGAAGAAATGGCTGCTCAGGGCAGGTCGGTGGAGATGGTCTACGTTAATGGCAAGGGAGACACTCCCAACATACGCGAAGTCGACCCCTACGGCATTGTACATTGGAAAGGTAGTTGGTATGCTGTCGGGTATTGCAACCTTCGGAAGGAGGTACGCAGTTTCAGGGTGGATCGCATTTCACGAATGGAACCGAGCGATCGTTATTTCGAGCGGCCTGCCGCTTTCTCCGCTAAAGACTTTCTGATGCGGAATTTGCTTCCCGGCACCTTGGATTCGGAATCTCTCGCAGCGGTAAGGATACAAGGGCATGAGCAAGCGCTGGATCTCTTATGCCAGCATTGGTTGTTTGGCCATACGCTTGTTGAACGCAAAGATGGAGTAGCATTATTCAGGCTCGGCATTCATTCCTTGCAGTCCTATGTGCCTTACTTTCTTCTCCCCTATGGAAAATCGCTTATCATTCTCGAACCGGACATTCTTATCGAGCGGCTGGTGGAAATTAGTTATGGTATAGCATCGCATTACGAATCGATGAAATCACTATAA
- a CDS encoding putative quinol monooxygenase, with protein MNKFAMYGKLTAHPGQGDALVQMMLEAANLLDSAEGCELYIINVAEDDPDAIWVTELWRDAEAHAESLKNENVLALIQRCRPLIAGVEPVKLRPVGGKGI; from the coding sequence ATGAACAAATTCGCCATGTATGGAAAATTAACGGCTCACCCAGGCCAGGGAGATGCTCTCGTGCAAATGATGCTGGAAGCGGCTAATCTGTTGGATTCTGCAGAAGGCTGCGAATTGTATATCATCAATGTGGCAGAAGACGATCCGGATGCGATATGGGTGACGGAGTTATGGAGAGATGCCGAAGCGCATGCCGAATCCCTTAAAAATGAAAATGTATTGGCATTGATTCAGCGTTGCAGACCATTGATTGCCGGCGTGGAGCCGGTAAAGTTGCGACCGGTCGGGGGCAAAGGGATCTAA
- a CDS encoding DinB family protein, producing MFSKINDFVQEFEMESVITERVLDSLTDESLTQAVSDNQRTFGQIAWHLVSSINFLTYLGLSYDEPLADENVPVSAAKILTEYRRLGKSMLRAIRSQWTDESLGQIVNLFGEDWQNGAALRYSLRHEIHHRGQMTVLMRQAGLRVPNVLGPTREDWIEKGMQPYV from the coding sequence TTGTTTTCCAAAATCAATGATTTCGTGCAGGAATTCGAAATGGAGTCGGTTATAACGGAACGGGTTTTAGATTCACTTACGGACGAATCACTAACACAAGCCGTCTCGGACAATCAGAGAACTTTTGGCCAGATTGCTTGGCATCTCGTAAGCTCGATCAACTTTCTAACCTATCTGGGATTATCCTATGACGAGCCTTTGGCGGATGAAAACGTACCTGTGTCAGCTGCAAAGATTTTAACTGAATACCGGCGTCTTGGAAAATCCATGCTGCGTGCCATTAGAAGCCAATGGACTGACGAGTCGCTTGGCCAGATCGTTAACCTGTTCGGTGAGGATTGGCAGAACGGCGCTGCTTTACGGTACTCGCTACGGCATGAAATTCATCACCGCGGCCAAATGACGGTATTGATGCGGCAAGCTGGTTTACGAGTTCCCAATGTACTTGGTCCCACACGTGAAGATTGGATTGAAAAAGGTATGCAGCCTTATGTTTAA
- a CDS encoding carboxymuconolactone decarboxylase family protein → MDAYTKSTDLDPKLREPVKFRVSQINGCVYCLSYRAADAKTRGIRNEAILSQCMGRKPSLLRNGEGCLRYRRQDEQNVRESF, encoded by the coding sequence ATGGATGCCTATACGAAGTCCACAGATCTCGACCCTAAGCTTCGAGAACCGGTAAAATTTAGGGTGTCACAAATCAACGGTTGCGTTTATTGCCTTTCTTATCGCGCAGCAGATGCGAAAACTAGGGGAATCCGAAATGAGGCTATACTGTCTCAGTGCATGGGCAGAAAGCCCTCTTTACTCAGAAATGGAGAAGGCTGCCTTAGATATAGAAGACAAGATGAGCAAAATGTTAGAGAGTCATTCTGA
- a CDS encoding helix-turn-helix domain-containing protein, with protein sequence MEAFKVRTSMYKRLLISFVTIIIALILVLSSILYYNYSSSSISLLKNMKADILSQTSYSAVYMDTISKRFCQSLSLNHSIIAFANSNQDDILITGKAIRTLSALAIPNTYIHSVYVYNKKIDTLISTPSDTFYSSPDFFDQDIVGMLNHLQNKEMPILYPIPRKIANPEGANAKFSNVYTYVLFDTINPRKAFNNAIVLNIDADWLRRTISSIDSKMNSEGSELLVANESGIIVNHSSPDQFMKNIADQDYFIKARSSASSSGSFFGNLDHRKYVISYVSSKDLGWTFLSMTPYKSVFASVQRNGVITLVFCLIVLLLGLFYAYLASKKLYRPIGALTDGIKQRLKPENRPEQSMDEVGFLASAFHGIIDKTAYLEDMKRNSAPLLKNEYLKNILSGQVVLPLGIPAAFEKELNIHLNLRHAMFLILLKIDGYKSFVEKHNEMDRSLYKYAIANIAKEVTSEYFSNEVIDTSADQLAVLADVKAFPGSLEPIYDAFHAIVSRIQDNVRRHLNISLSGTLGFRIESPEQIKSVYEETLNLSMYRIVYGHSSIITPDILKKVDWGRFKFPTSKEKQLIDSLKLGNGNAAKIAYQEIIQSIERTPYDNIMSSSIYLFFSIYNSLNQIVADTPSRFNDLSIDFLHKATGLETLEEMEVTFFELIDDIILLKDGTKDRKKNEIVNRVTEHIQKNYSDKNLSLNSCAESLSLSTVYLGKLFKNATGKSVAEYITAVRMEKIKHYLEQSSMPINNILEECGMEKSNYFYTSFKKYFGVSLTEYRLKSANTGDE encoded by the coding sequence TTGGAAGCGTTTAAAGTCCGAACCAGTATGTATAAGAGACTGCTCATCTCCTTCGTGACGATCATAATCGCCCTGATTTTGGTTCTTTCCTCTATTCTGTACTATAATTACAGCTCATCATCGATCTCGCTGCTGAAGAATATGAAGGCCGACATTTTGTCCCAAACGAGCTACAGTGCCGTGTATATGGATACTATCTCCAAGAGATTCTGCCAGTCGCTGTCGTTGAATCATTCCATCATCGCCTTCGCGAACAGCAATCAAGATGATATTCTGATCACCGGCAAGGCGATTCGAACTTTGAGCGCCCTGGCCATCCCGAACACCTACATCCATTCCGTGTATGTCTATAACAAAAAAATCGATACGCTCATTTCCACGCCGTCGGATACGTTTTACAGCAGCCCCGATTTCTTCGATCAAGATATCGTAGGGATGTTGAATCATCTGCAAAATAAGGAGATGCCCATTCTCTACCCCATTCCAAGAAAAATCGCCAATCCGGAAGGGGCTAACGCGAAGTTTTCAAACGTGTACACCTATGTATTGTTCGATACGATTAATCCCCGGAAAGCCTTCAACAACGCCATCGTATTGAATATAGACGCCGATTGGCTGAGGAGGACGATTTCTTCCATCGACAGCAAGATGAACAGCGAAGGAAGCGAGCTCTTGGTCGCGAATGAAAGCGGTATCATTGTGAACCACTCTTCGCCCGACCAATTCATGAAAAACATAGCGGATCAAGATTATTTCATCAAAGCGCGTTCCTCCGCGAGTTCTTCCGGCTCGTTTTTCGGCAATCTCGATCATCGCAAGTACGTCATCTCCTATGTATCCTCCAAAGATCTGGGATGGACGTTCCTGAGCATGACGCCGTATAAATCCGTTTTTGCAAGCGTGCAGCGAAACGGGGTCATTACCCTCGTATTTTGTTTAATCGTGCTGCTGCTCGGGTTATTTTACGCCTACCTGGCTTCCAAAAAACTGTATCGCCCGATTGGCGCGCTCACAGACGGCATCAAGCAAAGGCTAAAACCCGAAAACAGACCGGAACAAAGCATGGACGAAGTTGGCTTTCTGGCGAGCGCTTTTCACGGAATCATCGATAAGACAGCCTACTTGGAAGACATGAAGAGAAACAGCGCCCCCCTGTTGAAAAATGAATATTTAAAAAATATATTGAGCGGTCAAGTCGTGCTTCCGCTTGGAATACCGGCCGCCTTCGAGAAAGAGCTCAACATTCATCTGAATTTACGCCATGCCATGTTTCTGATTCTCCTAAAGATCGATGGTTATAAAAGCTTTGTCGAAAAACACAATGAAATGGACAGATCCTTGTATAAGTATGCCATTGCGAATATCGCCAAAGAGGTGACTTCCGAGTATTTCAGCAATGAAGTGATCGATACAAGCGCCGACCAGCTTGCCGTTCTGGCGGACGTAAAAGCGTTCCCGGGCAGCCTGGAGCCGATATACGACGCGTTTCACGCGATCGTTTCGAGAATACAGGACAACGTCCGAAGGCATCTGAATATTTCCTTATCGGGTACGCTCGGTTTCAGGATCGAGTCGCCGGAACAAATTAAATCGGTTTACGAGGAAACGCTGAATCTTTCCATGTATAGGATCGTCTATGGACATTCCAGCATCATTACTCCGGACATTTTAAAGAAAGTGGATTGGGGCCGTTTTAAGTTTCCCACGTCCAAAGAAAAACAATTGATCGATTCGTTAAAGCTAGGAAACGGCAACGCGGCGAAAATCGCCTATCAGGAGATTATCCAATCGATCGAACGCACTCCCTATGACAATATCATGAGCTCGAGCATTTATCTGTTTTTCTCCATCTATAATTCGTTAAACCAGATCGTTGCCGACACGCCATCCAGATTCAACGATTTATCCATCGATTTTCTTCATAAAGCAACCGGGCTGGAAACGCTTGAAGAGATGGAGGTAACGTTCTTCGAGTTAATCGATGATATTATCCTCTTGAAGGACGGAACGAAAGACAGGAAGAAAAACGAGATCGTGAATCGCGTGACCGAGCATATCCAGAAAAACTATTCGGATAAGAACCTATCCCTGAACAGCTGCGCAGAATCGCTTTCCCTGTCTACGGTCTATCTTGGCAAGCTATTCAAAAATGCGACCGGCAAATCGGTAGCCGAATATATTACGGCTGTCCGCATGGAGAAGATCAAACATTATTTGGAGCAGAGCAGCATGCCGATCAATAATATTTTGGAAGAATGCGGGATGGAGAAGTCAAATTACTTTTATACGAGCTTCAAAAAGTATTTCGGCGTTTCTTTGACGGAATACCGATTAAAGTCTGCCAATACAGGTGACGAGTGA
- a CDS encoding ABC transporter permease: MTKKSETTSVRRRIPFISEIIRNKTFYAMMLPGLLFIIVIYYLPMIGVVIAFQQYNPFKGITGSPWIGFKNFEFLFKSDALFQITFNTIFYNVVFIVLGIGLALVFAILIDEVGSRFLAGAYKSILLLPYLLSWVVAEYLLFSFLSVDRGIMNYLLQLFGVDPVQWYSEPSYWRYILPAAYVWKNVGYFAVIFAAGISGISTEFYEAAKIDGASKFQQALRITIPMLAPITITLVLLQTGKIFYAGFGDWGLFYNLPKESGVLFSATNVIDTYVYRALKTMGDFGMSSAVGLYQSCVGFVLVVASNYVIRRYDRDSSLF, encoded by the coding sequence ATGACGAAGAAATCCGAAACAACAAGCGTTCGACGAAGGATACCCTTCATAAGCGAGATTATCCGAAACAAAACCTTCTATGCCATGATGCTTCCGGGACTGCTTTTCATTATCGTTATCTACTACTTGCCGATGATCGGCGTCGTTATCGCTTTCCAGCAATACAACCCGTTTAAAGGCATAACGGGGAGTCCATGGATCGGTTTCAAAAATTTCGAGTTTCTTTTCAAATCGGATGCCCTATTCCAAATCACCTTTAACACGATCTTCTATAACGTGGTCTTCATTGTTTTGGGGATCGGACTTGCGCTGGTCTTCGCCATCTTAATCGATGAAGTCGGCAGCCGCTTTCTCGCGGGAGCGTACAAAAGCATATTGCTTCTTCCTTATTTGTTGTCGTGGGTCGTAGCCGAATATTTGCTTTTTTCCTTTCTGAGCGTGGACAGGGGGATCATGAACTATTTGCTTCAGTTATTCGGGGTTGATCCTGTTCAGTGGTATTCGGAACCGAGTTATTGGAGATATATTTTGCCGGCGGCTTATGTATGGAAAAATGTGGGTTACTTCGCCGTCATCTTTGCGGCGGGGATCTCCGGGATCTCGACCGAATTCTATGAGGCAGCCAAAATAGACGGAGCGAGCAAGTTCCAGCAAGCGCTCAGGATCACGATTCCGATGCTCGCCCCGATTACGATTACATTGGTGCTCCTGCAAACGGGCAAAATTTTTTACGCCGGCTTTGGGGATTGGGGCTTATTCTATAACCTCCCGAAGGAATCGGGGGTATTATTCAGCGCCACCAATGTTATCGATACCTATGTCTATAGAGCGCTGAAAACGATGGGAGATTTCGGAATGTCCTCAGCCGTCGGTTTATACCAGTCGTGCGTTGGATTCGTTCTCGTCGTTGCGTCCAATTACGTGATTCGGCGGTACGACCGCGACAGTTCTTTGTTCTAG